The stretch of DNA gcggccggggagtacaagctggccgcggcggcggccttcgTCCACGTGTCGCTCTCCAGCAGGATCCTCGCCGGCCacaacagcggcggcgagggggccaTCGCCCCGAAGCCGAGCTGCTCGCCCAGCGTCAGCTCGGCGGGTTGCCCGAGGCCGAGGTCGAAGCCGAGCCGCCCCTCCAGCAGCGGCGCCGTCCCGAGCAGCGACCCGAAaaacccgccgccgccgccgccgcaagtGGCCACCGCCTCCTGGACCAGCTGgttcgccgccgcagcagcgccGGCCGCCTGCTGCAgctggggggaggaggaggaggaggaggaggaagaggcgaacaggggagcggcggcgccgcggccggaggccgcggcggcaatggcggcggcgacggcggcgcgggtggggcgggcggggcgggggcgcTTGCGGGTGGAGCCGCCGATGGGGACGTTCCGGAGCGAGCCGCCGAGCGTCCAGTAGCGGCGGCAGGCGCGGCAGAAGTGCCGCGGCTGCGCCGTGTTGTAGTTGTTGTAGTAGCAGAACTTGGTCTCCCTCGACGCGCACCGCGGGCACTGCTCCCTgcccgccatcgccggcgccggcgccgcctcctgctgctgctgctcctgcgcGGAGACGGCCGCGGCGTCGACGAAGCGATGCGGCGGCAGTGTCGGCTGGTGCAACGGCGCCTCCATGGCCGGCGTGCTGCGTCCGTCCacctaagctagctagctcgatctTGATGCTTCTCTCTGGATTGCGGTGGTGGCGGATGGGGGTTTGGTAGGTAGGTATATATAGGAGCGAGCGCCATTGGAGGAGAGGAGTACTGGGGGCGGGCATGGTGTGTGCAGAGGTTgtcgagaggggagggggagggaggagagggagagggactGGTCGGCCCGCCGCTGCGCCATTGGTACGGAGGTGGCAGGATGCTGCCGCAGGCACAGAGACCATGTATGTCACGTAGCTTTCTTTCGCAGGGCACGCAGAGGATGAGAGGAATTGATTCTCCGAGTAGTAGCTGCTCCTCACAAGTCACACCGTTCCATAAGCATTTCTGCTATTTAAACCCTTATCACAATATAAGTTTATCTGTGATTGTTTATGTTATTGTTTGTCTCATGGATCAATTCtcttttaagatttttcttattttactATATATACCAATTAACCTCATAAATTCAATCAAGCTTAAAGAGACTTGGATTATGACAAAGCTGAAATGACTTCCAgcatactccatccgtcccaaaataaaccatttctttattttttacctttaatttttgactattcgtcttatttaaattttttttgcgattgatatttttttattagatgataaatcataaatagtgcTTCACGTGTGActagtttttttctaattttttaaaaaaaatttaaataagacggatggttaaatcgaagaattcgtttttttaagtACAGAGGGAGTAAACCGGATGGCAATACTTCCATTTCGCTGGGAGCAAAAAGAGCAGGTCGATGATCCGCAGGGCCGCGGATcgaggccgtcgccgtcggaggGGGAACCACCACCTTCGGCCGTATACTATATCCCATCCTGACGTGTTGCTCTCCGGCGCGCAtggcgccacggcggcgccgttgCCGATGAGCCTACGTACGCAGGACGTTCGATCGTCTCcctccggcggcagcggggagggagagggagagagcgaGAGCGCGCTTAATTTGGATGGTTGCGCTTGGAACTGCATCCCTCCCCTGCATATGCCCCTGCGCCTCCCCAGTGATTCATGCACATTGCACTAGGCCGCCCTAGGGCATAGTTTCCGCCGtgttttcgcttctgcttatatttattcaataaatactaattttttattttaattttgatgttgtctttaaggttttttttattatggtttaATTTTCCACCTTTCTTTCATatcactaatatatatatatatatatatatatatatatattatttataaatcaaatatgtcgttggtttttttatctgtAGCAGCTAAACAATGAACCCCCATCGTCGCCATGCATGTACACACCACAGCCACTGCTTGCTGATCATGATCGATCTGGCTGGTCCATGACGTGCACGCCATGAGCTAGAGACAACTGCAAAATTGGGATCGTCTTTTGTTGGTGGTCGCGTCCGTTTCCACTGTATTAGGACGCGCTATGAATACCATATTATATCTCTTAAGACTTTTTTATATGGCcttataaatttatgtgttaataaatttatatatatacaaaaatatatatgttgctaAACTAAAATGGAATGGATGGAGCAGgagtatatgatttttttttttgaaattgttTTGGCAGCCTCTGGAAGTGAGGTTTCGGCTCTGTTTCCCGCGAACACGCTCGCTAGTGCTAAACGGTCTGTTTCATAAAAAaggaatatttatattgatttctttaaaaatcaattaagtttatttttttaaaatttgtaataaacatactacctccgtttcatattataaatctttctagcattgtcaaaatttattcattaataaatgcatataatttatatatgtgtctagattcattagtatctatatgaatctagccattgctagaaagacttacattgcgaaacggagggagtattgcgaaacggagggagtagtaattaCTTGTTGCGTGTGGGGCTGATAAACTTAAACTAGAATTTTCTAAAGCGAAGACGGCCTCATATAGCATGAGCCTATAGCTGATTTATCATTCTTTCCCTGCATCCAGTTTAATTACAACCTGCTAAGTTGAGCAAAatgtcaatatatatgttcctgTCATTAGATCAACGTGCTTCTCAGACATTTGCCAAGCTAGCCGCCTACATAAGTGAATTACCCGGCTCAAACATCTCAATTTCCCTATACATTTTAATCATGGTTATTTCGCCATGTGTTTATTAACCATTAAGATATCCCGCTGCAACACGCGAGAAGCTGTATAAATATCTAAGTTCAAATCAAGAGAACACGAACAATCAGTTAAGTTATCCTGCAAATTCAGGCGTCACCAATGGTAACAACCATTATcactctcatctttttgcttatattttaagtcaaattttaaatttttaaccttacaGTTGAAgataatcttaaaaaaaatttatcataatttatttttcaatcttagctTTTATATTCTAAGAgcatgaatataaatattttattaataaattatttttcattagtaAGGCCACGTTCTTTGGAAggcgggtaagttaacttaccccggcgtgaaaaacgtagttatagattagtacatgattaattagttattaattattaaaaaaatataaaatagattaatatgattttttaaaacaactttttatagaaatttcttATAAAAAGTACACGGTTTAACAttttgggaagcgtgcacgtggaaaacgagagtgataagttaacttgtggGGAGCCGAACGCGGTCTAAGTATACCGTTTAGCCGTGCATTGCTGTATGAGCGGTGTACGCCGTGGTGAGTGGTGAGCACACGCGACTAACAGTGATCAAAGCCTCTCTCGCTCcctgctgcatctgcatgcccTGCCTTGTCCCTCTTTCTCAAGCAACCCTACCAACAACGACTGTACATGTCCTCCTGCATGCCTGCCTAGCTCCCTGCTGATCGATGCGTTTTTACCATGTGGAAATTTTGTCCCTCGATCGCCGGTACATCCACAGACAAATTAAGACCAGCAAGCTGATGATGGATCTTTTGTcctaaaacataaacatttgTAAGTTGTTTAGAAGGATTTAAGGtttgataggaaaaaaaactatagtgTACCTCAATAAGTGATGAATATATGGGGGTAGAAGGGGAGATGAGGataaaatgggaaaaaaagagaaatggtTGCTGAAACAATCAGTCTTGTGAGTAGTatcagaaatacttatatttttttataagatttaaaccctaaaataattatattttggaacggagggagtatgtttgAAGTTTGCAGAATTTGTAGATAATTAATTCAAAGGAGGCTGAGTTTATTTCCCAAATTCAGAAATGTCGCTATCCATGCCTAGAAAAACTTAATCTCATCGCATAATACTTATGCAGTGAACGAAACACTGAGTGCAAACTCACCTTTTGTTGCACACATGTTAGAGGCTCCTATAGTCCTATTAGATTTTGAGTGTGCTTGCGAGAGCTGTGAAGTGACATGTAGAGCCAATTTATTATGGATCCACAAGTTACTAACCATAAAATTATCTCACCTAAGACAGAAGACCTGCTTCTATGAAGATAGAGGGTGGGGGGATGTAGTAGTCTATGTAGAGCATCGGgtctagggatggcaatgcgTTGGGTCGGGAACAGATAGAGTAGGAACATACCTGACCCGATACCCACACTTACGTACCTGACCCGTACCCGAAATGATTAACCCATACATGATGGGCGCTCGGGTACCCGCCGGCTGCCCGCTCCTCTGCCGCCGGCCTGCTCCATGGCATGGGCGGCCCGCCGTGACACCGCCGCCCAGATTCCCCACGGACGCCGTCGACTGCTACCAGCCATCCCATCTGGAGTCCACTGCTAGCTGCCCcatcggcggccgccgccactcaGCCAGCAGACTGCAAAGATGGAGAGCAGGGGAAGGGggaaaccatatatatatatatatatatatatatatatatatatatatatatatatatatatatatatatatatatatatatatatatgtgtgtgtgtgtgtgtgtgtgtgtgattgTTTATATGGGCTAATTGGGCCAAAAGAAGGCTAATGGGCCAAATTCAAACTATATGCtcagcatgtatatatatcggGTCAGGTACGGGTTACCTACcggtaaaaatttaaacacagCCACTATCCATTTAGTATTAATGTCTCAGGCGGGTATGCCAACG from Oryza brachyantha chromosome 12, ObraRS2, whole genome shotgun sequence encodes:
- the LOC121056067 gene encoding dof zinc finger protein MNB1A-like; translation: MEAPLHQPTLPPHRFVDAAAVSAQEQQQQEAAPAPAMAGREQCPRCASRETKFCYYNNYNTAQPRHFCRACRRYWTLGGSLRNVPIGGSTRKRPRPARPTRAAVAAAIAAAASGRGAAAPLFASSSSSSSSSPQLQQAAGAAAAANQLVQEAVATCGGGGGGFFGSLLGTAPLLEGRLGFDLGLGQPAELTLGEQLGFGAMAPSPPLLWPARILLESDTWTKAAAAASLYSPAAALWQELAAAAPVELAGGLRHSGAPQLM